The following DNA comes from Mesorhizobium sp. B2-1-8.
TGCCCGTGGCGTTCTGGGCGGGCAGCAGCGAGAAGTCCGCGCCGGTGCCGGCACCGATAGCCTTGACAGTCGCCTCGAAGGTCCTGCCCGGATAGGTGTCGACCACGATCTCCGCCTTCTGACCAGGCTTCATGTTGGTGAGTTGGGTTTCCTTGAAATTGGCGTCGATCCAGGTGTCGCCGGTTTCGACCAGCGCAAACAACGGTGTGCCGGAGCCGACATACTGGCCGACCTTGAAGGACGCGGCTTGATAGACAAGACCATCGGCAGGCGCCTTCACCGTGGTCTGCGCCAGGTCATAGGCAGCCTTGTCGCGCGCGGCGAGCGCCGACATCACGGTCGGATGCTTGTCTGTCTCGATATCGGGATTGCCGCCGAGCGCCGCCTTGGCGCTGACGATGCCCTGTTCGGCAACGGCGAGCTGCTGTTTTGCCTTGTCGAGATCATTCCTGGCCTGATCCAGCGAGGACTTGGCGTTGATGCCCTTCTGCGCGAGATCGGCGGCACGGTCATATTGCGACTGCGCATAGGCAACTTCGCTGCTGGCGGATTTCTCCTGCGCCATCGCCTGGCTGTAAGCGGCGCGCAGCTGCTCGACATTGAGGCGCGCGGCAGCCACCGCGGCGTCAGCCTGTGCAAGCGCGATCCGGTAGGGCTCGGGGTCGATGGCGAACAGGAGATCGCCCTGCTTCACCGTCTGATTATCCGATATGGCGACCTGAACGATACGACCGGCCGTGTCAGAGGCGATCGACACCTTGGCCTGCTGCAGATTGGCGTTTTCCGTTTCCTGGTAGCGCCCGCCCGTCACCCAGACATAGCCGCCGCCGATGATCAATGCCGCCGGCAAGGCAAACATCAGGAAGAAGCGGCCGATGCGGCGCTTCTTCTTCGGCGCCGCGACCGGCTGCACGGGAGGAGTGACCGCGACGGGAGCGGCAGCCGGCTGGGCCGGCGCTTCCATCTCCACCTTGGGAGCGTTTTCTTCTACCTTGGCTACCGCGTTCATGCTGCCGCACCTTCCGAACTCTTGATCTTTTCAAGCGACGAAGCTTCGCTGTCCGTCAGATTCTGTACCATTACATCCAGCGCCCGGATCAGGACGCGCCGGTCTTCCGGCGAAACGCCGCTGAGCGATTCCTCATAGACCTCGCCAGCGAGGCTCTTGACGTCCGCATAGGCCGCATTCGCCTTCTCGGTTGGGAAGATCATCCGTACGCGCCGGTCGGCCGCGTCGGAGCGGCGTTCGATCCAGCCGCCCTCCTCCATCCGGTCGACCAGGCGTGAGACGCTGATCGGCTCGATTTCGAGCAGTTCGGCGAGTCGCGCCTGTGCAACGCCCGCCTCCTTGGCAACGCGGACCAGAAGCCGCCATTGCGCCGAAGAGAGGCCCAGTCCGCTGGCGCGCGCCTCAAAGCGCTTGCGCATCAGGCGCTGCACGTCGTGGATCAAAAATCCCAGTCTGTCGATGCCATCTGAAACCATGAGCGATACATATAATAAGCGTGCTTACTATTCAAGATACCACATCGCCACGAAAGCCGGAAAAATGCGCATGGCAGGTCTGCAACGCGATCCTGGTTAGCGACAGGTGAACGCCCCTCTCATGCGAAACGCGCAGACGCCGTCTTCAAAGGCGGTTTCGAACAACCATGGTGACGACGAAGAACGCGCCGAGCGAGCTGGTGATGATGCCGATCGGCAGTTCCTGCGGCGGCAGCAAGGTCCGGGCCAGAAGATCGCTTGCCAGCAGGAGCATCGCCCCGAAAACCGCGCAACTTGCGATCAGGCGCAGATGCAAGGGACCGGCCAGTGGCCGCGACAGATGCGGGATCATCAATCCGACAAAGCCGATGACGCCGGCGACCGAGACGAGGATTGCCGTCGAGAAAGCCGCCACGAGAAATGTCGTCCTGCGCATGCGGGCCACCGGCACGCCGAGACTTTCGGCGGCGCTTTCGCCGGCCAGGAAAGCGTCCAGCTTGCGGTGGTTCCACAGTCCGTAAGCCGCGATCGTGCCAGCGCCCACCGCGCCCAGCCACACATTGTCCCAGCGCGCCAGCCCGAGCCCGCCCATGGTCCAGAACAGCACCGAATGGGCCGCGCGCTGGTCGCCGGCAAAAACCAGATAGTTGGTCAAGGCCGTGAACATGAAAGAGACGGCAAGGCCGGCGAGGATCAGCCGTTCGGGACCTTGCCCCCTCACCCGCGCCACCAGCAAAAGCACGATGGAGGCGGCGAGTATGCCGCCGGTGAACGCAGCCACAGGCAAGGTCCAGATGCCGAAGCTGTCACCAAAGACGGTGATGACGGAAACCGCGCCGGCAGCGGCCCCCGACGACAGGCCGAACAGGAAAGGGTCGGCAAGGTCGTTGCGGGTCACCGTCTGCAAAAGCGCGCCGACGATACCCAGCCCGCCGCCGACACAGATCGCCAGGATCGTGCGCGGCAGCCGCAAGTCGACGACGATCTTGCCGACCGGGCCCGATATCCCGGGCTCATCCAGCCCGATGGCACGGCCAAGTGCGGCGACGACATCGGTTAGAGGTATCAGCGTCGAGCCGTAAGCGATCGACAGCAGCGCGAGAGCGACGAGCGCCACCGCGCCCGCCGTCATGGCCAGCGTGAAGGCCTTGTGCCCTGAAAGCGCGCCGGATTTGTGCTCTCGGGCAAGACCCATCAGAACGCTTCCGGATGCATCGCCCTGGCGATCTTGCCGATGGCTTCGATGTTCGCCGGTCCTGGCGTCAGTTCGGCATAGCGAAGCGCCACGAAGCGCTCGTTCCTGACCGCGTCCGTCTCCTTCATCGCCGGGTGCGCCTTCAGGAAATCGAGCAGTTTCCTGTAACCGCCGCCGTCCTGATAATCGAGCAGGATGAGGAATTGCGGATTGCGCGCCGCCACCGTTTCCCAATCCGTGTTGCCCCAGCTAGTATCCATGTCGGCCATGATGTTGTCGCCGCCGGCTGCCGATATCATGGCGCTGGGGATGGCGAACTTTCCCGCGGTAAACGGCTTGTCCTCGCCGGAATCGTACAGGAACACGCGTGTTCCCTTGGCGCTGCCGACCTTGGCGATGATATCGGCGAGTTGCGCCTTCCAGCCGGCGACAAGCTTTTCCGCTTCCGCCTCCTTGCCGAAGACCTTGCCCAGCTTTTCGACGTCGCCATAGAGCAGGTCCATGGAGGCGGCCGGGCGGCTCTTGTCGAGATGGACGCAGCTTTCGGTCAGCACCAGCGTCTTGATGCCGTGCGGTGCGAGCGTGTCGGGGGTCACCTCGCCGCCGGGCTTCATGCCGTAGTACCAGCCGGCGAAGAAGAAGTCGGGCTCGACGGCGATGAGATTCTCCAGCGTCGGATATTTCGGCGCCAGTTCGGGAATGGAGCCCTGCTCAGCCTTGAATTCGGGGGCGACCTTGTACCATCCGGTGATACCGGTCAGGCCGACGATAGATGGCTGCAGCTTCAGCGCGAAGGCCATCTCGGCCATGTTGAGATCATGGATGACGGCGCGCTTCGGCGGCGCGTCGAAGGTCAGCGGCTTGCCGCAGCTGTCGACGGTGACGGGGAAGGCAAAGGCCGTCGAGGCCAGCAGCGAGACGACGAGGGACAAGGCGAGGCGTTTCACGGACTTTGCTCCTTGGTTGAACGTGTCGGATAAGGATGGATTTGATCAGGACGGCGGTGCGGCGCGGTTCGGAAGGTCGAACACCGTCAGTTCGCGGTCCTCGGTGGGATGGCGCAGGCGAAACACGTCGACGCCGAAAATCTCGCGGATCAGCTGCTGCGTCAGCGCCTCGTGCGGCGGCGCCAGCGCCTGCAGCCGGGCCTCGTTCATCACCGCGACCCGGGTGGCGAAGGGTGCCACCAGGGTCAGATCGTGCAGCACCGCGATCACGGTCATGCCGAAGCCGGCCACCAGTTCGAGCAGTTGCGCGCGGGCGCGCGGATCGAGGTGGTTGGTCGGCTCGTCGAGGAACAGGATTTTGGGCTCCTGCGCGATGGCGCGCGCAAGCTGGGCGCGCTGGCGTTCGCCACCAGACAGCGAGCCGATGGTCCGGCCGAGCAGCGGCAACAGGCCGGCCCGGCGCAGCGCGTCCACGACAATGTCGCGTTCCTCGCCGCGGCGCCTCAGGCCGGCATGCGGGACGCGGCCAAGTTCGACATAGTCGATCACCGCCAGCCGTGGGTCCGGCTGGTCTGTCTGGCCCACGACGGCGATATGCAGGGCTCGCTCGGAGGGGGAAATCCTGTCCAGGCGCCGCCCGCCGAGCTTCACCTCCCCGGAGCTCGGCCTGAGCATGCCGGACAACATGCGCAGCAGCGTGGTCTTGCCGGCGCCGTTGGGGCCAATGATGGCGAGGCGGTCGCCCGATGTCACCGACAGGCTGACGGCATGGACCAGATGCCGGCCATTCGCCATCGCGCCCAGGTCGCGCGCATCGAGAAGCGGCGTTGTCATCGAGTGCCATCCGTCAGCTTGCCGGCTCCCGGGATGCGGGCCAGCGTCTTGCCGGCCAGGCGCGGCGGACGTTGTCCGGAATTGCACCAGCCATCGGGAAGCGAAGCGTAGAGCCTGGCAAACCGCACGAGATCGGCAGCGTCCGCCTGCGCGTCGATCGACCCGAAGAGATAGGCTGCCTTGCCTGGCGCCTGGAAAGCCACTGCCAGGGGACGCGCGCAACCCGCCATGCAAGCCACGCCCTCGACCGTGAAACCATGCGCCACGTCAGGCTGGGCCGCGAGGCGGGAGCACAACTCGGCGCACAAACCTTCGCCCGACCTGACACCGGTCGGCACGTCGCGGCAAAGGGTGCACACGATGATCTGGTGCATGGAGCCGGGGTGAATACGATCGATTGCGCCGTCCAACTTCCCGTCACTTTCAAAACTGGCGACGGAAGGATGTTGGCCGACCGGCCGACAAGACCGATATCCACGTTTCCTCCCGGCACACCCCGTCCGGTCAACTCAGCGATGGCAGGTCTCCTGGCTCACGGGTCTCCGCGCAATCCTGCCTTCCCAGCCTTGCCGGCCAGTGGCGTTCCGGATCTTGCTCGCCGCTTACAGTTGCGGGGGCAGCCGCGGCCTCGACCCCATGGGGTCTCACCGCG
Coding sequences within:
- a CDS encoding HlyD family secretion protein; protein product: MNAVAKVEENAPKVEMEAPAQPAAAPVAVTPPVQPVAAPKKKRRIGRFFLMFALPAALIIGGGYVWVTGGRYQETENANLQQAKVSIASDTAGRIVQVAISDNQTVKQGDLLFAIDPEPYRIALAQADAAVAAARLNVEQLRAAYSQAMAQEKSASSEVAYAQSQYDRAADLAQKGINAKSSLDQARNDLDKAKQQLAVAEQGIVSAKAALGGNPDIETDKHPTVMSALAARDKAAYDLAQTTVKAPADGLVYQAASFKVGQYVGSGTPLFALVETGDTWIDANFKETQLTNMKPGQKAEIVVDTYPGRTFEATVKAIGAGTGADFSLLPAQNATGNWVKVTQRIPVRLELTDADAKMALRTGMSASVTVDTGVARGWPSIFGHATAGEPAQ
- a CDS encoding MarR family winged helix-turn-helix transcriptional regulator; translation: MVSDGIDRLGFLIHDVQRLMRKRFEARASGLGLSSAQWRLLVRVAKEAGVAQARLAELLEIEPISVSRLVDRMEEGGWIERRSDAADRRVRMIFPTEKANAAYADVKSLAGEVYEESLSGVSPEDRRVLIRALDVMVQNLTDSEASSLEKIKSSEGAAA
- a CDS encoding FecCD family ABC transporter permease, whose amino-acid sequence is MGLAREHKSGALSGHKAFTLAMTAGAVALVALALLSIAYGSTLIPLTDVVAALGRAIGLDEPGISGPVGKIVVDLRLPRTILAICVGGGLGIVGALLQTVTRNDLADPFLFGLSSGAAAGAVSVITVFGDSFGIWTLPVAAFTGGILAASIVLLLVARVRGQGPERLILAGLAVSFMFTALTNYLVFAGDQRAAHSVLFWTMGGLGLARWDNVWLGAVGAGTIAAYGLWNHRKLDAFLAGESAAESLGVPVARMRRTTFLVAAFSTAILVSVAGVIGFVGLMIPHLSRPLAGPLHLRLIASCAVFGAMLLLASDLLARTLLPPQELPIGIITSSLGAFFVVTMVVRNRL
- a CDS encoding ABC transporter substrate-binding protein is translated as MKRLALSLVVSLLASTAFAFPVTVDSCGKPLTFDAPPKRAVIHDLNMAEMAFALKLQPSIVGLTGITGWYKVAPEFKAEQGSIPELAPKYPTLENLIAVEPDFFFAGWYYGMKPGGEVTPDTLAPHGIKTLVLTESCVHLDKSRPAASMDLLYGDVEKLGKVFGKEAEAEKLVAGWKAQLADIIAKVGSAKGTRVFLYDSGEDKPFTAGKFAIPSAMISAAGGDNIMADMDTSWGNTDWETVAARNPQFLILLDYQDGGGYRKLLDFLKAHPAMKETDAVRNERFVALRYAELTPGPANIEAIGKIARAMHPEAF
- a CDS encoding ABC transporter ATP-binding protein, with the protein product MTTPLLDARDLGAMANGRHLVHAVSLSVTSGDRLAIIGPNGAGKTTLLRMLSGMLRPSSGEVKLGGRRLDRISPSERALHIAVVGQTDQPDPRLAVIDYVELGRVPHAGLRRRGEERDIVVDALRRAGLLPLLGRTIGSLSGGERQRAQLARAIAQEPKILFLDEPTNHLDPRARAQLLELVAGFGMTVIAVLHDLTLVAPFATRVAVMNEARLQALAPPHEALTQQLIREIFGVDVFRLRHPTEDRELTVFDLPNRAAPPS
- a CDS encoding DUF1636 family protein; this translates as MDGAIDRIHPGSMHQIIVCTLCRDVPTGVRSGEGLCAELCSRLAAQPDVAHGFTVEGVACMAGCARPLAVAFQAPGKAAYLFGSIDAQADAADLVRFARLYASLPDGWCNSGQRPPRLAGKTLARIPGAGKLTDGTR